A window of the Bacillus andreraoultii genome harbors these coding sequences:
- a CDS encoding flagellin N-terminal helical domain-containing protein has translation MILSYPSLLDCLYNTYRQLNTAAAGQSKSMEKLSSGLRINKAGDDAAGLAISEKMRGQIRGLDQASKNAQDGISMIQTAEGALNETHSILQRMRELSVQASNDTNTADDRKAIGDELVQLTDEIDRISDTTAFNGKKLLNGDLATTQKSTSTAKTGVALGSALISNVDVSGAKADETYTFSYSSGDLTLTRKSDNAAQTINIKDADFDDNEETLSFNTLGVSITVTGDDTAANIGGALHGSGTGLTVVTESGSSSAEFLIGSNGGADETLKVEFKEMSSSTLGSGAGNNLSDKISDNTAVDTKAKAEALIKVVDAAINKVSSQRSSLGAAQNRLDHTINNLNTSSENLTAAESRIRDVDYALAA, from the coding sequence TTGATACTGTCGTACCCATCCCTCTTAGATTGTTTATACAACACGTATCGTCAGTTGAATACTGCAGCTGCTGGACAATCTAAATCAATGGAGAAACTATCTTCAGGTCTTCGTATTAACAAAGCTGGGGATGACGCTGCTGGTCTAGCAATCTCTGAAAAAATGCGTGGACAAATTCGTGGATTGGACCAAGCATCAAAAAATGCCCAAGATGGTATTTCTATGATTCAGACTGCCGAAGGAGCATTAAATGAAACACATTCAATCCTTCAACGTATGCGTGAATTATCAGTGCAAGCTTCAAACGACACTAATACAGCAGATGACAGGAAGGCTATTGGAGATGAACTAGTTCAACTAACAGACGAAATTGACAGAATCTCTGACACCACAGCTTTTAATGGAAAGAAACTTCTGAATGGAGATTTGGCAACTACCCAAAAATCTACATCAACTGCAAAAACAGGTGTAGCGTTAGGAAGTGCACTAATCTCTAACGTTGATGTTAGTGGTGCTAAAGCTGACGAAACTTACACTTTTTCATATAGTTCTGGAGATTTAACTCTTACAAGAAAGAGTGACAACGCAGCTCAAACTATTAATATTAAAGATGCAGATTTCGATGACAATGAGGAAACACTAAGTTTCAATACGCTAGGTGTAAGTATTACAGTTACAGGTGATGACACTGCTGCTAATATTGGTGGTGCATTACATGGTAGTGGTACTGGATTAACAGTTGTAACTGAATCAGGTAGTAGTTCAGCAGAATTTTTAATTGGTAGCAATGGTGGTGCTGATGAGACATTAAAGGTAGAATTCAAAGAAATGTCAAGTTCTACTTTAGGTAGTGGAGCAGGCAACAACCTTAGTGACAAAATAAGTGATAATACTGCTGTTGATACAAAAGCAAAGGCAGAAGCTTTAATTAAAGTTGTAGATGCTGCAATTAATAAAGTATCTTCACAAAGGTCATCATTAGGGGCAGCACAAAATCGTTTGGACCATACTATCAATAACTTGAACACATCTTCTGAAAATCTAACTGCTGCGGAATCTCGTATTCGTGACGTTGATTATGCTTTAGCTGCTTAA
- the mutM gene encoding DNA-formamidopyrimidine glycosylase, with product MPELPEMETYKSLLHSLINGKPIIDVSIHREKSINLPVDEFIQQVANQKITSIKRRAKYLVFQLESGVCLLLHLMLGGWMFFGRDEDKPNRTVQVRLSFGEQHLHFIGLRLGYLHLLTTEMVREAFEKLGPEPLSPQFTIDCFHQQLHNRRGNLKSLLINQEVIAGIGNRYSDEILWHAELLPERKVHDLAEEQFTHLYNSILFILERGIQQGGYMENPLFIGDGKTGGYQMYIHDREGEACPRCHTPIVKKEMSSHKVYFCQRCQH from the coding sequence ATGCCTGAATTACCAGAAATGGAAACATATAAATCCTTACTTCATTCATTGATTAACGGGAAGCCGATTATAGATGTATCCATTCATCGGGAAAAGTCCATTAATTTACCGGTTGATGAATTCATTCAGCAAGTAGCCAATCAGAAAATTACTTCAATCAAACGCCGGGCGAAATATTTAGTTTTTCAATTAGAAAGTGGCGTATGTTTACTGTTGCACTTGATGCTAGGTGGTTGGATGTTTTTTGGTAGAGATGAAGACAAGCCGAATCGAACCGTCCAAGTGAGACTCTCATTCGGTGAGCAGCACCTTCATTTTATTGGACTTCGTTTAGGATATTTACATCTTTTAACAACTGAAATGGTTAGGGAGGCATTCGAGAAACTCGGTCCAGAACCACTTAGTCCCCAATTTACAATCGATTGTTTTCACCAACAATTGCATAATCGACGGGGAAATCTTAAATCATTACTCATCAATCAAGAGGTAATCGCAGGAATTGGAAATAGATATTCGGATGAGATTCTTTGGCATGCTGAACTACTACCAGAGCGGAAAGTTCATGATTTAGCCGAAGAACAGTTTACTCACCTATACAACTCCATCCTATTTATCCTGGAAAGAGGAATACAACAAGGTGGCTATATGGAAAACCCATTATTTATAGGAGATGGGAAAACAGGTGGTTATCAAATGTACATTCACGACAGAGAAGGAGAAGCATGCCCTCGATGTCACACTCCCATTGTAAAGAAGGAGATGTCCTCACATAAAGTTTATTTTTGTCAGAGGTGTCAACATTAG
- a CDS encoding carbon storage regulator gives MLVLGRKPGEYVVIDDKIFVKVVKSEEGHLRLAIDAPREVPIVRGEVYEKALVK, from the coding sequence ATGTTGGTTTTAGGGAGAAAACCTGGTGAGTATGTTGTGATTGATGATAAAATTTTTGTAAAAGTGGTTAAAAGTGAAGAAGGACATCTTCGCTTAGCCATTGATGCACCACGGGAAGTCCCCATTGTACGTGGAGAAGTGTATGAAAAAGCACTAGTAAAATAG
- a CDS encoding flagellin N-terminal helical domain-containing protein: MRINHNIAALNTYRQLNTANNGQMKSMEKLSSGLRINRAGDDAAGLAISEKMRGQIRGLDMAAKNAQDATSMLQTAEGALNETHSILQRMRELAVQGANDTNVDQDRDAIQEELNELKKEIDRIGDTTEFNKQTLLNGGLGGTVEQDAKTTTVLAVTGVASATTNGAIADTYTISSDDTGKLTMTNSAGDKTQTISNTDGVQELNFSDFGITIKTNAGYTADSALGDIVVKSGSVTFQIGANEGQNLSLNIRNMKTDGVLDLADAGKVDVSTHDKAKATITNIDKAITEVSKERSKLGAYQNRLDHTINNLNTSSENLTAAESRIRDVDYALVS, encoded by the coding sequence ATGAGAATTAATCACAATATTGCAGCATTAAATACGTATCGACAATTAAATACTGCAAACAATGGTCAAATGAAGTCAATGGAGAAACTATCATCAGGCTTGCGGATTAATCGTGCAGGGGACGATGCAGCAGGTCTTGCCATCTCTGAGAAAATGCGTGGACAAATTCGTGGACTTGATATGGCTGCTAAAAATGCCCAAGATGCTACGTCAATGCTTCAAACAGCAGAAGGAGCTTTAAATGAAACACATAGCATTCTTCAACGTATGCGTGAATTAGCCGTTCAAGGGGCAAATGATACAAATGTTGATCAAGACCGAGATGCTATTCAGGAAGAACTAAATGAATTGAAAAAAGAAATAGATCGTATTGGGGATACAACAGAATTTAACAAACAGACATTGCTTAATGGCGGTCTTGGTGGAACTGTTGAACAGGACGCAAAAACTACGACAGTTTTAGCAGTAACTGGTGTAGCTAGTGCGACGACAAATGGCGCTATAGCTGACACGTATACAATCTCTAGCGATGATACAGGTAAGCTGACGATGACAAATTCTGCTGGGGATAAAACGCAGACAATCTCGAATACGGATGGGGTACAAGAACTAAACTTCTCTGATTTTGGAATCACTATTAAAACAAATGCTGGATATACAGCAGATTCCGCACTAGGGGATATAGTAGTTAAATCTGGTTCTGTTACGTTCCAAATTGGAGCTAATGAAGGTCAAAATTTAAGCTTAAATATCCGAAACATGAAAACTGATGGTGTATTAGACTTAGCAGATGCTGGGAAGGTTGATGTTTCAACACATGATAAAGCAAAAGCGACAATAACTAATATTGATAAAGCAATCACTGAAGTGTCCAAAGAGCGTTCTAAATTAGGTGCTTATCAAAACCGTTTAGATCATACAATAAATAATTTGAACACATCCTCAGAAAACCTAACTGCTGCAGAATCACGAATTCGTGACGTTGATTATGCTTTAGTTTCCTAA
- a CDS encoding flagellin, with product MKANVRTMAKEMMEQTKNAILSQAAQAMLAQSNQLPQGVLQLLR from the coding sequence GTGAAAGCAAATGTTCGCACGATGGCGAAAGAAATGATGGAACAAACGAAGAATGCTATTTTATCTCAAGCCGCACAAGCGATGTTGGCTCAATCCAACCAACTTCCGCAAGGCGTACTCCAACTTCTTCGATAA
- a CDS encoding Rpn family recombination-promoting nuclease/putative transposase, whose product MHRNSKDILFRHLAKLMREQFFKLLGIEVGKIQELLPSDLPVVQTHDLEVDYLCKLENGTLLHLEFQTTTSEELIDRLMLYDSFIYNEWKLPIATYVIYGAGINDAIDTKNYGSITYQVQNIYIGHRDGDHIFKQLWNKIENGEELTDEEMGNLVLLPLMKSKKSRAEMTMDSAYIASKVKNQEKQNQILAFLLTISINYLNEDETEQLLGVMSMTKLYEKIVEKGYIEGMEKGIEKGIIETAIRMLKEGADIPFVMKVTGLSEQKINELLTSLK is encoded by the coding sequence TTGCATCGAAATAGTAAAGATATTCTTTTTCGGCATTTAGCGAAATTGATGAGAGAGCAATTTTTTAAACTACTTGGAATTGAGGTAGGCAAAATTCAAGAGTTGCTTCCTTCCGATTTGCCAGTTGTGCAAACACATGATTTGGAAGTTGATTATCTCTGCAAACTGGAAAATGGCACTTTACTGCATTTAGAATTCCAAACTACTACTTCTGAAGAGTTAATTGATCGGCTTATGTTATATGATTCGTTCATCTATAACGAATGGAAATTGCCTATTGCCACATATGTTATCTATGGGGCTGGAATCAACGACGCTATCGATACAAAAAATTACGGATCTATCACCTATCAAGTTCAAAATATTTATATTGGGCATCGTGATGGTGACCATATTTTTAAACAATTATGGAATAAGATTGAAAACGGCGAAGAGTTAACCGATGAAGAAATGGGTAACCTAGTATTATTACCATTAATGAAAAGTAAAAAGAGTCGTGCTGAAATGACAATGGACTCTGCCTATATTGCAAGTAAAGTTAAGAATCAAGAAAAGCAAAATCAAATCCTCGCCTTTTTACTAACAATTTCAATTAATTATTTAAATGAAGACGAAACAGAACAATTATTAGGGGTGATGAGCATGACCAAATTGTATGAAAAGATAGTTGAAAAAGGGTATATAGAAGGTATGGAAAAAGGAATCGAAAAGGGGATTATCGAAACAGCTATACGTATGTTAAAAGAAGGTGCAGATATCCCATTTGTCATGAAGGTAACGGGTCTTTCTGAACAGAAGATAAACGAATTATTGACGTCTCTGAAGTAG
- a CDS encoding RpnC/YadD family protein encodes MTKLYEKIVEKGYMEGMEKGIEKGIEKGIEKGIEKGIIETAIRMLTEGADIPFIMKVTGLSEQKINELLTSLKE; translated from the coding sequence ATGACCAAATTGTATGAAAAAATAGTTGAAAAAGGGTATATGGAAGGTATGGAAAAAGGCATAGAAAAAGGCATCGAAAAGGGAATCGAAAAGGGAATCGAAAAGGGGATTATCGAAACAGCTATACGTATGTTAACAGAAGGTGCAGATATCCCATTTATTATGAAGGTAACGGGTCTTTCTGAACAGAAGATAAACGAATTATTGACGTCTCTAAAGGAGTAA
- a CDS encoding SH3 domain-containing protein — protein MIIVFGFSFLIQDNSVEAASKVTKYVTASTLNVRSGPSTKYKVIATTRKNQAVIFTKTSGSWSQVKVSGKTGWVSSKYLTTKKPATKSSVKKVTVLKTVTKYVTASTLNVRSGPSTQHKIITSVKKNQAISVIKTSGTWSQVKISGKTGWVSSKYLTATKPTTKNTLVKNLATGLKTVKNNRQLILVTTNSFNTTKADIHTFEKDAKGQWKQVLATTGYIGKHGLTKDKKEGDGKTPVGKFTIGTAFGHGKNPGTKMQYRQITADDVWVDDPKSSLYNTWQSKKKTNGKWKSAENMNHRLYKYGFVINHNTDRIPYKGSAIFFHTGTSYTLGCTATSEKNVLSILKWLDPKKNPVIIQTPMSELNKY, from the coding sequence ATGATAATTGTATTTGGTTTTTCTTTCTTGATACAAGATAATTCTGTAGAGGCAGCGTCTAAAGTTACGAAATATGTAACAGCAAGTACGTTAAATGTCCGAAGTGGTCCGAGTACGAAATATAAAGTAATCGCCACTACTAGGAAAAATCAAGCCGTAATTTTTACAAAGACAAGTGGATCCTGGAGCCAAGTGAAGGTTAGCGGGAAAACCGGATGGGTATCAAGTAAATATTTAACAACAAAGAAGCCAGCAACGAAATCGTCGGTGAAAAAAGTTACCGTACTTAAAACAGTAACGAAATATGTAACAGCAAGTACGTTGAATGTGCGTAGTGGACCAAGTACACAGCATAAAATTATTACATCTGTAAAGAAGAATCAAGCCATATCCGTTATAAAAACAAGTGGTACGTGGAGCCAAGTGAAGATTAGTGGAAAAACGGGTTGGGTATCTAGTAAGTATTTGACAGCAACGAAGCCAACAACGAAGAATACACTAGTTAAGAACTTAGCCACCGGACTAAAAACAGTTAAAAATAATCGGCAATTAATTTTAGTAACGACGAATAGCTTTAACACGACAAAGGCAGATATTCACACTTTTGAAAAGGATGCAAAAGGACAATGGAAACAAGTGTTAGCTACAACTGGATATATTGGTAAACATGGATTGACAAAAGATAAAAAAGAAGGCGATGGGAAAACACCAGTTGGAAAATTTACTATAGGCACCGCCTTTGGTCATGGGAAAAATCCAGGGACGAAAATGCAATATCGCCAAATAACTGCTGACGATGTTTGGGTGGACGATCCTAAATCCTCACTTTACAATACATGGCAGTCAAAAAAGAAAACAAATGGCAAATGGAAGAGCGCCGAAAATATGAACCATCGTTTATATAAATATGGATTTGTGATTAATCACAATACGGATCGCATTCCATATAAAGGAAGTGCTATTTTCTTCCATACAGGTACAAGCTACACTTTAGGCTGTACCGCAACTTCTGAAAAAAATGTTTTGTCCATTTTGAAATGGTTAGATCCGAAGAAAAACCCGGTTATTATTCAAACACCGATGAGTGAGTTAAATAAATATTAA
- a CDS encoding acylphosphatase, whose amino-acid sequence MIVHIIFHGRVQGVGFRYSVLQKALEHKVTGWVMNKDDGTVELEAEGTETQLVEFVQSLKQIPNRFIKVSEEEIAYKSIERGFKKFQVR is encoded by the coding sequence ATGATTGTACATATTATTTTTCATGGACGTGTTCAAGGAGTGGGGTTTCGTTATTCCGTTTTGCAAAAGGCATTAGAACATAAAGTAACTGGTTGGGTTATGAATAAAGATGATGGCACAGTTGAATTAGAAGCAGAAGGGACTGAAACACAGTTGGTGGAATTTGTACAATCCTTAAAGCAAATCCCAAACCGATTTATAAAAGTTTCTGAAGAAGAGATTGCCTATAAAAGTATTGAGAGAGGATTTAAAAAATTTCAAGTTCGATAA